The window AGCTTCCCGTCCTTTGTTTAAATCCAATTAAATCAATGTTTGTCAGTGACGTCGGATAGGGAGCAGCATTTATTGGTCCTTGTCAGGGCAACAGGCTCTGCAGTTCTAGGCCTTACACTGCCACAAGCAGAATCACATCATCTCCGCCTTTACCCTTTGCACCTCTGTAGCTGAGTACTCGAGACCCCAATTAATCTTGTTTGGAGGGAAATGGGGGCAGTAAGAACTGCTCGGTGACATGTGCAAGCGGAGCACTTGCTTTAAGCCAGCGCTGCCAGCTCCGGGCGTGCGGCCATCGCGCTCCTGCCGCTCGCACAGGGGTGATCTTCTGTTTCGCTGTCTGCAGAAAGTAAAACAGATGTTGTGATGTGCTTCACATCGCCTGGGCCGGCAGCTGGGGGCAGAACTGGGGCAGGTGTTCATTCTTAACTGTACACCtggatttttgtgtgtatggtttgttttgctgtgcagTTGATACTTTCTTTATGAGAGTATTTCTGGTTTAGAGCTGAgtaaaaaggaagggaaatacTTCATGCTAATTTCCAGTGCTTACACAATCAAGGTATGGCCGATGCTGCCGGGACAGTCTTCATTGCTCAAATACTACTGCTCAAATACTGTCTGCACAGTAGTTGGTTGAACTGTTTCTAAAGCCAGGGACATTTTACAGGATAGAATGAGCACATACTGTCTCCAGAGGGTTGTTCTGGCATGGGATGATCTATGTTTACAGGTctcaaaatgtgtatttctcaGTGCACATTGTCTGGTGACAGAATCATCAAGGatggtccctgtcccctgggAGAGCCTGGTTTAAAGCTTTCCTAAACACTGGGCACAGCTGGAGATGTGCAGTGGGAATGCTGGAGATGTCCAGAGTGTCTGTAGCCACAGAGTGAACTGAATGGGCGTGGGTACCGCGGGCCCTGCTGCAGTAGGCCAGAGGCTAATCGGTGACATGTGTTCCTGTTCCCCActctttaaaatacactttgaGAGCTTGATAGGAACGTGATTAGATGAGAACTTCAGTACCTGTTTCTTTGAAAGGTCAGCCGGTGGCCTGTGGGGGAAGTTGAAACCTATATAACGTGTTGTAAAGCAGCCACAGCATCTCGGTGGTTTCATCTGTTCTGGAGGCAGCAGCGCAGTAAAGCTGGAAAATATGCTGCATCCAGAGACTAATCACATATGCAAGAATATTCTTAATCCGCAGAATGTCCTTATTCCTTGAGCAGTGCGCTTGCAGGGACTGTGAAGTTAATTGGTTCTGTTAATTGAAGGTTAACTCTGTCAGTTAGTTTTTTCTTATGGACTCCATgaaccctctgcccagcacttCTAATGCAGAGCTACACTTTGTGTGGGTATTtagccttttttctttactttttctctctctctctccttttttttaaaatgatttgGAGTACATTTTAATGAAGATCTGCCTTATATGGTTTGTTAACACCACCCATGAGCCTGGATACAGATGAGTTTGTTTCTGGTGTGATCTCTGTCCATTACCATTGGGTCTCCGTTCAGTGCAGTTTGTTGGTGCTTTGCTGGCACTTTTGCCCGCATTACTTGGACTTGCTCTCAGGCATTCTTGATTCCcttctgttttctaaatttACCAATATTTCTTAAAGCAGTTGCAAAACTGCATAATTATTAGCATGTGTATTTCACTGTTGTCTAAAGacttttttccatcttctttgcGTAGTGTGATGGAAGCGTCTTGCACGCGTGCCTGGCTTCGTTTCACTGATAAACACAGTGTggaaaaacagataaaacttCACACTGgttaaaatatttccacttgTAGTTAATTATAACCTGGAAATCCTCTCCTAAAGATAGGCTTGCTTGAGCTATTATTAACATTGGCTTTAGAGAAACCTCTTTGATTTCAGACAGCCTATTCCTTGCCATTTGCCAGAGGAAGTCTGTAACTGAAGGCTGTATTGAATTACTGATTGCGCTTCTTTTTCTCACTGCTTTGCTCTGTCAAATTCTTTAAGCCCCAATAATTTACTTACATTTTATAGCTAGTTACAGTTACGCAGCATGATTTACGGTACATTTTCATCTGagtagaaccatagaatcatttaggtctGAATAGACCCTCAGGATCGAGTCTGACCATAACGTGACTCAGGCGccaacccatgtccctgagaacctcatctctgcatctgtcaaacccctccagggttGGTGACTCACCTTGTCCCATTACCTCCTTAAAACTGGCAGCCCTGACACTTAGTGTTGTGCTAAGCTTGTCAGTTCTCAAAAGATAAGCTGGGTTTAGCAAAGTCATTGCTGGGGGGCAGCTGCGCTGACAGCTGCTTGGTGGCACTTTTGAATGTGTACAGCAGTGTTTCCTTGGTGATTTGATGGAAGAACTCCACCTCTTGCAGGTgaaaggcaagtgtagggtaGTTTTACAACTGCAGAGTTATAGTGTGAGAATTCAAAGGTTAACTTGTAAATCTTGGGCTGGTCAAGTTGTCGCGCTGCTGGGTGTGTATCTAACGAATCCATTCTTCTTGCAGTTTCAGTTGGTCAAAATAGGATTATAGCTTTTGACAAATTCTGCCTCCTGTTAGACAACTCCATTTTCTTTAGGAGTGTCTGCATACCTAAGTGAAATCTGGTCCCAACAGCGCTCCATCATTCCTTGTAGATATACTGATACCATAGATGAAAGTTGATTtacttttaaagttttttaatTGTCTCTTTAGGGGTTTGCCTGAAACCCGTTGAAATACACTTGATTGTCAGCTGCGTATCTCCAGTAGCTAAGGCCAGGCttaaagaagcaggaaaacacagataTGAATAGTGTGAAGGTAGAGGTTTATGTTTGGGGCACAAGGAGTTTGAAGTTGTCTTGTCGCTTCTGTTTTTAGCTGGAACGTCAGTGTTCTACGGTGGGGAGTCTCTAGGACACAAGACATGAAAACATTGTGGTGGGGAGTGGAAGCTGAGCGGATGGGCAGTTgtgcctgcagagctgtttctgcTTCCCTGGGGACATGTTCACGGTTGGCTGCTGAAtgtattttgccttttctgaacTCTGGTAAGAGGAATTTCACTGTCTAGGAACAGCAGGCAGTCATCTAGTGCACAGGTGGAAACAGAGGCTTCtttggggtgattttggggGCAGGTATTGGctttaggttttttttgttttgctatttttaatgaactaattatgtgtttgcattttgcAGCTCTGGCTATGGGCCTGTGTGTTGCAATGATAGCCTTTGTTCGGCTGCCCAGCCTGAAGGTTTCCTGCTTGCTCCTCTCTGGGTTACTAATTTATGATGTCTTTTGGGTAAgtgttctgtttggttttgctaaaaCTGTTTTTATCCTTTGGATTTGTAATTGGCCTTGGGCCACTTTTACATGAAATGTATTAGTATGAAGTTGATGAAATCTGGCAAAGCCAGAAGATCAGCTTCATTGCTCCATTCTGAGATGTTAAAGTCTGCAGCCGGATGCAGAATGATTTCCTCGCTAATTAGTTGGCAAAAGCGGAAACACGATTAGAATATTTCAACTTTGGCATgttatttaagaaaagaaattggACCTCAAATTTTGAAAGGCTggctggagatgagaacaagCATTTCTGAGTAAACACAAAGCAGAGTCCGCCCATGCCAACCTCTTATTAACAGCGAAAGCCACGGAACAGGAATGCAAAGTGATTCGCAGCCAGTACAGCTGGCATTAAATCGTACTACGCTTTTACTAGAAACCTGACAGAATGTATGTTGTAACAGCGCAGGGAGCTGGGTTCACCTTGCATAACGCCGAGCTGACAGCTCTGGCAGCTGGTTCCCCGTGCGATGAGCTGCAGCGCGAGGGCGTGTTTGAAACACGTTATCGTTCCCGTGGGGAGTGAGCACCGTACCTACCTCTTCAACGCTTTCCAGCCTTCTCTATCTATCGATCAATATCTTGATATCAGAAAGTATACTCCAGTTATTTTCGAGGATAAACAGCATTGAAAACTTTACCTGaatttttgaaatacattttgccTTTTGTCATCATATATACAATATGGAGAATTGAGACAATATTATTTCTTAagtaagcaaagcaaaaatacttGCAGCTTCTAGTTTCTGTATTATTGCAGTTTGTAATTTCTGATGATTTCCTTGCTCCATaggtctttttttctgcctacATCTTTAACAGCAACGTTATGGTGAAAGTGGCCACACAACCAGCTGATAATCCCCTTGACGTTTTATCCCGGAAACTCCACCTGGGACCAAATGTGGGTAGAGACGTTCCCCGTCTGTCGCTGCCTGGTAAACTTGTATTTCCAAGGTAAAATCAGCAGTCCTTTTACTGTAGTATGTACAAGAAAATTTTCCCTCCCTGTACTTTTTAGTAGCACTAATTCTGTTGGAAAATGTCAGCTTAGTTCCCTGTTTAGTCACAGCCTCTTCATGATAAAAAGGCTTATAATGAGTAGTGAGGATGGGACACTTTGCATTTGCTGACTCACAGGATGCAGAAGTGATCCTAATTAGGTTAAAAGGTGGCTTGTTCAGCACAGGATATGCTTTTTGCCATCTGTGTGAGTTCTGCAGTTTAACGACTGCTGTTGTGGGATTTAGGACCTAATgcttaaaagcagaaaacctgAGGTTTATTGTAACCTCAGAATAGTCTTGATTGCTGCATGATCGCAAGTGAAGGGAAGGGAGTTAGAAATGGGTGTAAGCAGGGTGCTTAGCgggcagtgctgtgctggaggGAGGCGATTCCACAGCTCCCGGTGCAGCAGTCCTGGGTGTCTCGGGTTCGGAACCAGAGGGGTGTGAGCAGTTAGGCTGTAGGTTATGTTGGCgtgtttgttcttgtttctttagaTGTTGGGATGCTGAAATTGCAGACATTAGGAGTTGATTGGCTGCAATGATCAAAGCAAAATAGTTTATTTAGTCAACTTTGTGAGAACTTaatttggctttgttttcatgAGAAAGATCTTGGATTTAAGATAACAggcaattttatttcttaatctACTTAGCAATTTGCTCTTTTCTGGGAGTCTGGTGAGACTGTAGTTTTCAATGTGTTTTGTCTGCATGAGACCAAAGATCTTAGAAGTCCACAAATTGAGCTGTTGCCTGTATTAGAGGTGATCTGTGTACATGGGAATGAAGGTGCAGTGTCTATACGTGTCCAACAGCTTGATAAAATGGTCAGCTTGTACCTCCCATCAACACTTAGAAGAGAGAAGACTGACATATACTGCGTTGATGGATCTGTTTCATTGAGTGAgtgaagagcaaaagcagcttaAACAGTACTGGTAGAAATAAGCTGGTTTGGAGTAAGATGGCACTGCTCTCAAAATGGGTATGTTTAAAACAGCTGAGGTGGTGGTGAAATCACCGAGGAAAAAATCTTCAGTCTCCAGCATTTAGCTTCTACCGTATAAAGGTTTGCTACTAAAGAAGGGATGTGCAAAATGAAGCTCAGAACCAAAGTGGAGGAGTCTAGAGCTGGTCACCTTCCATCCTGGGCATGAACCCAATTTCAGTTGCTCTCCAGTTCCACAGGCAGCCACTTCTCCATGCTGGGGATCGGAGATATTGTGATGCCAGGTCTTCTGCTCTGCTTCGTCCTGCGATACGATAACTATAAAAAACAAGCCAACAGTGATTCCTGTGGTGCCCCAGGACCAGGGAACATCTCTGGACGTATGCAGAAGGTTTCTTACTTTCACTGCACACTTATTGGATATTTTGTAGGTGAGTAATTAGTTTAATATGGATAGCTGCTTAGTGAGCAGGAGGGAGATTATTGTATTAGGTTTAAAAGATGATGAAAGTAAGTGTAAAGAGGCTTTGAGAGAATGCTTTGGTGATGCTCTTTTTAAAATCCTCCTCTCCTTGGGTTTCATTGGCACGGTCTAGGGAGAAAAACCCTTCCAGAGTCGtctttttaaggctttttttgttgtattttgagGGTGAAAGATTATCAGTGTATTTTTGTTAGCAGCTTTTTATACTTTATTAGCACAGAAGGCATCGTAGCTCATACCTGGGTTGTGGGAAAAATATGGGAGATTCTGGATCGATTATGCTGTGCAAGAGTACAGCTGGTGATTCATCTAGAGAACTAATGTACTTTTGGTATTCTGCTATTTTTTCACTCCACTGTTTGGTTTAAATCTATTCAGGAAAAGTGAAGCACAGATAAGTAACTTTTCCACAGCCTTTCTCTTAAAATGGTGGGGAAGGGAACCATGTGTGGACGAAAGGACTAGAACACCCATATGTAACCTAAAGATAACTATagtcacttttttcttttacaggtCTATTAACTGCAACAGTAGCTTCTCGTATTCACCGGGCGGCCCAGCCTGCCCTGCTCTATTTGGTACCGTTTACTTTATTGCCGCTCCTCACCATGGCCTATTTAAAGGTAAGACGGGCTGATCCGTTCTCGTCTGGAAGGCGGGTTCGGTGTTCTTGCTCGGAGCACCAGTTCTCCTGAGGATGACGCGCGTCCTCCCTGCTCCTCAACAGCCCTGGCGCGGAGCTGAGGTACCGCTGCTCCTGGGGTGAAGGTTCATTTTGGAGCACTGAGAGTTCCTGAAACAGAAGATAATTTATGTACATGCAGTACCAGTGATTATAAACCAAATACTGAAGtgtgaaatgctgtttaaaTTCAATAAATGAATTCGTCCTTGCCCAGCTGCTCATGAAAGAACATGTGTGCAAAGGTCCAGCAGAGACTGGAGAGGCAGATCCTTGTTACCTCTTTCCAGTCACCTGTTCtgaactgaaattttaaaatgtaacctCTCCGGTTACGGGGCTGTTGTTGAAACACTGTGCAGAGCATAAGAAAGGGCAGAATTTTCCACCGCGTaaatatttccttcccatcagAAACCCGTTTTAGGTGGATCTGCTGCCCAAATAAGATGTTCTAGCTCGACAgggaaaggatttattttttactgtctttATTATAACTTGCAAAACAGGTGAAGAATAgatttgctttaaaacatgCTTGCAATTATACGcgcattttaaaatctgaattctAAATGGACTTGAAAGTTTCTGAGGGCCTGGTCCTTCTCTGTTTCCCTGCCCAGGGCGATCTACGTCGCATGTGGTCTGAGCCTTTCCACTCCAAGTCCAGCAGCTCCCGCTTCCTGGAAGTATGATGGAACCGAGAGAAAGTGACCTGAACTTCTGCCTTGGTCCTTTTCACTTTAACTTGTGGCTTTGTCGTCTCCTAAAGCTGGACTGGCTGGTGCTTGGGAAGGTACCAACATGGGACTCATACAGAAGGACTTTGTattaaaggaggaaaagaagagaaaggcaaaGATCCTGGAGCTCCATGTGACTCCGTGTCTCCCTGCAGATGTGGAATTGGGGACCctttgtgcagctgcagccactttcctcttttcctcGCTCAGACAGATTAGTACCAGACTATTACCTTTGTGAGAGAGGAAGAGACAGACTTGAAACTGAAAACGGCTTGAGGTCGTTCAAAAACTTGTGAACACTAAAAGAAAAACCGATTAAGCAAACTGAAGCTCCTTCAGAGAACCCTCGGGTACATTGGGACCAGTGTCCTGCTGGACTTGGGTTTTGAAAAGAACTGAGACAGAAGGTCTTCTGTCACAATACTGGGGTTTTttgatttattaaatatttcctgTGGTGTGAGGTTACTTATTAAATCCACAGACATTGAGTGACTTCTTGCAGTATCCATAGAAAAATTTGTTGTAACAAGTTACATTTCCACCCAGATGTCATGTTGCAGTGAAAAAGGGCAcgatttttatacatatatatatacacacatatagatatatatatgaataaatACCAAGGAAAACCTGCTAAGATCATGCTATGTAGCAGACGGGGGCTTGCTGTAATTTTTAGCATGTAGAGCAGTTTACTATGGCTTTCTTGTATATGGATCTACAATGAGCTGCTGTTTTCCCCCCTCCTACAACTGAACCTGCAGTTTAAAACCACGTGTAGTGTTTGTACTGATTGTACTCATGGACATTAGGGGATATTTGATTTTGATCAATGTAGCAAACtagggaagaaaagaagttcAATCCCAAccctgtttgtttggggggagggggtgtctattggttttctttctttattttttttaattaattttgttttttacaacCAGCTCCCTTGCAGGTTTTTAGTCGTTCCTTCTCGACCCAGTGCATGTATTATAGCAGCGAttgtctttgtgctttctgaTCATAGTGATGTATCActtgtaaatacattttttctattttctatttttttgtatgttttgcaTTTCGTTTCATTAGtgtgctgtattttttccatgcCCCTGccccttaaagaaaaaaagaaaaagaaaactgtccTTTACTGTTCGCCTGGTTGCAGTTTGTGTGTTGACTGCTTTGGACTTGTAGCCTGgtaaaatctgcattttatttatttatttttttaaaccagcagCTTCAGTTCTGTTATTTTATTGACCAAAAGGCTTCCCTGAGGTAACTAGAACTTTTAACCTTTAAAATACTTTGCCAAGATGGCTTTGGGGAGCTCTCTGATGGCTCGTAGCTGCCGTTCGTTTGCTAGATGCCCATAACCGCGAGTTGACTGCAAGGAAAACGGGAACGTTTGGGAGTGAATCCGACTGACCAGTGAGGTTACTCTAACAGGTAAGGAAGCTCTGGTGAAACCTCTGGTCCTTTCTGCTCTGTCGGGTGTTACAAGAAAAGCCTATTGAGCACAGCAGAAAATTGTGTGCGGCCAGGGGCATGTACTGGTGTTAATTaacctcctcctctcttctcaggcaagtatttttttatttccccagttTATATCTCTCATTTGATGGAAAGCATTTCCTCTGTCGTGTGCCTGCAGTGCTCAGCATCAGCTAACTGTCACTTTTTAATGAAGTAAAGAGTTTTTAATGAGAAATCTGCTTTTACTGTTCACAGCAGGTGTTGGGTCCCAGACTCCCAGTCAGCTTGGGACAAAGGCAAAGCATCAGTTTTTAAGTACAACTACAGACCTCAGACTGAAGGTgaataaacactgatgagaatattcagagagagaaagaaaacacttttgttttccccagagCTTCCAAGCACTGGAATAGCATTTCTAGCTCCAGTTTGCTGCTTTATCTTCCATTCCCTCCTGCCTTTGGAAtggtcttttctgttttgcagtggCATCTTTTAGTCCGTGCTGGGAAAGGAAAGCACGCCTATGAATGATTTGCTACACTTAAAGAGCGTTCTGGAAAGTTTTAGAAGTGCTAACGGACAAATGCTTAATGAGAATTAATTTAGCTTTTCAGAAAGATGTTTGCCTCCCTTTTCAAGCTGTATTTACCTCCTGAGCACTGCGACCTTCTGACTTGCACCAAGAGAAGAGCCTGAGCTGTAACTACAAGCGCCTGTTCCGTGCCCCCCGCACTGAGCTGACCGCCCGCTGCCCCCGCGGAGGCTCCCACCCGCCAGGTGAGCAAAGCCCGCTGTTTGCTGCCCCTCGGGTGTGAAACAGCAGCCGCCGCTGCCAGGAACAGGATTTGGGTGCTGTGCAGAGGTTGAGCGTAACAGTTCTAAATACAAAGCTATTGCATTTTCAGAGGGAGGAGCATCCTCCTGGGTTTTTGGAGCAAGTTAAAGCTGTAAAGCTTTGTCGTGCAGCTCTCCTGTCTAGAGCACCCTCAGCATTCAgggcaattaaaaacaaattcctGCCTCTCTCCTCAGCTGCTGGGCCCTCTCTGTGCAATTTCTTCAGTCTGGCTGATCAGGTGTCTTCTCAGCCTGGGGATGAAGCTGCGCCAGCTGATTTGGGTCCTTTGGATTCCTGGAGGCCATCGAGGGCCCTGGGTCCCCTGTCCCTGTTGGGTCTGGTACGGTGGTTGATGCTTTCTCAGTGTAACGTTTTGTTGAACTAAATAAGCTACTTGACACAAAGTCCTGCAGCGAGACCACCAAACCACCTGCCCGCCCTTCTGAAAAGTTGtctgaaaaaatatgttattaatTGTTTCACTAACATAAGCTTTCTGGTAGGAGGGTAAAAGGATACTGACAAAAAAGTGATAGACTAGAGCATGTCTATAGCAAAGCTGTCAGGACATGAACCAGAACTGTCATGTACAAACCTGGTAACTGGAGTCGGTTTTCTGCTGTGTCTTTGGCAATAGTCACCTTAGaagttttactgtttgttttgaaatttccGTGAAGTCACACTTAATGTTGCAAACGTTACGAGTTCAGAAATGACCTGGCGGTGTCTGGCCAGCCAGTGTGGGTGAAGTGTGTTAGAAACACGCTGCTCGTCCTCTGCCGGGCCCTGTTGGGAGCAACCTGTGCCCAGCCCACCCCAGGGGCCCGCGCTGCCGCTTCAATCGTGTGACGTTCAGAAGCCGTTTGCGGAGATGAGCGTTTTCTTTCTTGAGTGGAGAAGTAAGTTTTGTTCTGAGAAGGGGAAGAAGTCATTGAGGCAGTTAGGAAATCCAGACTGACAGCGGGGTGGCGCCTCCCGCTCAGCACTGACCTTCTTGGAGGGGGATGTGAAGGCTCCCAAGGATTTGTCTTCTATAAAAGCAGTGAGTggcatttgaaattaatttttagctAAACAGTagtaaactgcatttttcattcaAGTCACAACACTGTCACGTTTTCTTGTCTCTATTCCATTTCTTGTTATTCTTATAGGCACTTTGTACTTCTAAATGACTTACAATTTGGGTATTTTTGATGCTTTCCAAGATCTCCAACATAACCAGAATGTGTGACTGTCACAGGTCTGTGTGTATAATGAGGTCTCAGTCAAAATTTcaattcaaaaccaaaatttgtcttatttttctaaCACTGTTAGAAAAGACTAGTAGAGGCGCCTATTCTGATGTGAAGATGATGCTTACAGCAATTTCAGCTGAGGCCTATAACACATTTTATACACTGTGTAACCTTGGAAGGCTgagatgctgcttctgtttcttcacaATGGTGTGAAACTGAGGTGAGCCCCATCCCGCTGTGCTGTGAGCGCGGCAGATGCTTCAGACGGGGACCCAGACTCCAGTCAGCGCCTCATTCCTGGTGGGGGACGAGCCGAGGAGGACGTGGCTCAGGTTTGTGCGCCCCAGAAAGAGTTGAGTATTTTTCACCGTGTGTGTTTGTGACAGCCCAGAACAGCTCATCTCTTCCTTTAGTCTGTTGAGAACTCAATGAAGATACTGAGCTTtgtatatgaaataaaatatatcaaatCTAAGGCGGTGAGGGAGGAAGGTAACTCCTTGTTACTGTAACTGTGCTTCCTAAGAAAGGA of the Columba livia isolate bColLiv1 breed racing homer chromosome 17, bColLiv1.pat.W.v2, whole genome shotgun sequence genome contains:
- the SPPL3 gene encoding signal peptide peptidase-like 3 isoform X4; this encodes MDFENQDKEKDNSSTTGSFNGNSTNNSIQTIDSTQALFLPIGASVSLLVMFFFFDSVQVVFTICTAVLATIAFAFLLLPMCQYLTRPCSPQNKISFGCCGRFTAAELLSFSLSVMLVLIWVLTGHWLLMDALAMGLCVAMIAFVRLPSLKVSCLLLSGLLIYDVFWVFFSAYIFNSNVMVKVATQPADNPLDVLSRKLHLGPNVGRDVPRLSLPGKLVFPSSTGSHFSMLGIGDIVMPGLLLCFVLRYDNYKKQANSDSCGAPGPGNISGRMQKVSYFHCTLIGYFVGLLTATVASRIHRAAQPALLYLVPFTLLPLLTMAYLKGDLRRMWSEPFHSKSSSSRFLEV
- the SPPL3 gene encoding signal peptide peptidase-like 3 isoform X3, with protein sequence MWFQQSSGRSGAETLWRAYSLVDSSQVSTFLISILLIVYGSFRSLNMDFENQDKEKDNSSTTGSFNGNSTNNSIQTIDSTQALFLPIGASVSLLVMFFFFDSVQVVFTICTAVLATIAFAFLLLPMCQYLTRPCSPQNKISFGCCGRFTAAELLSFSLSVMLVLIWVLTGHWLLMDALAMGLCVAMIAFVRLPSLKVSCLLLSGLLIYDVFWVFFSAYIFNSNVMVKVATQPADNPLDVLSRKLHLGPNVGRDVPRLSLPGKLVFPSSTGSHFSMLGIGDIVMPGLLLCFVLRYDNYKKQANSDSCGAPGPGNISGRMQKVSYFHCTLIGYFVGLLTATVASRIHRAAQPALLYLVPFTLLPLLTMAYLKGDLRRMWSEPFHSKSSSSRFLEV
- the SPPL3 gene encoding signal peptide peptidase-like 3 isoform X2 gives rise to the protein MAEQTYSWAYSLVDSSQVSTFLISILLIVYGSFRSLNMDFENQDKEKDNSSTTGSFNGNSTNNSIQTIDSTQALFLPIGASVSLLVMFFFFDSVQVVFTICTAVLATIAFAFLLLPMCQYLTRPCSPQNKISFGCCGRFTAAELLSFSLSVMLVLIWVLTGHWLLMDALAMGLCVAMIAFVRLPSLKVSCLLLSGLLIYDVFWVFFSAYIFNSNVMVKVATQPADNPLDVLSRKLHLGPNVGRDVPRLSLPGKLVFPSSTGSHFSMLGIGDIVMPGLLLCFVLRYDNYKKQANSDSCGAPGPGNISGRMQKVSYFHCTLIGYFVGLLTATVASRIHRAAQPALLYLVPFTLLPLLTMAYLKGDLRRMWSEPFHSKSSSSRFLEV